Part of the Hippocampus zosterae strain Florida unplaced genomic scaffold, ASM2543408v3 HiC_scaffold_275, whole genome shotgun sequence genome, CGCCTCCACTCCCCTTCAAGAATTCTTCTTCTTGCTCGTCCATGCGCACTTGCTGCTATTCTGCAAGAGTGATGGCACTGTTCTAGCTGTCCAGCAGGGCTGCCTCGGCCTCGAGGCTGGCCTCCAGCTCGCAAGTGAGGGCATCGATTCTTTGGGGGTCTGGGCTGGACCCTGCTATTTCAACCATGAGCTTGCTTTTTAAGGGCGACCCTGGCCTGAAGGATACTCGTCTTGCGAAGAGTGAGGTCTTGCTCGTCTGCCAGAAAGCGGGTTCTTAGTTCGGTGGGCCCGACCAACGGCCTCTCCTCAAATTTAACATTAAAGCTGGCCATATGAAAAATGACGTCCTTGGAACAAAATTAATTCGGAATGGCCTACTACGGAATCGACCGAGGTGGCACTTTCACCGATGTGGTCTGTTACATCCCGGCAACCCCCTCATCTCCCTCAAGCTGCTGTCCTACAACGACACCTCTGCCTCCGCCATCAGCCGCATCCAGATGCTCATCTGCCACAAACTCATCCCCGGCTGCCTGCCTTGCTCCCAGGACATCCGCGGCATCCGGGTCGGCACCACTATCGCCACCAACGCCCTGCTCGAGTTTAAGGGGCAGAGTACCTGCCTTGCATCACTATGGGCTTTAAGGACTTGCTACTGGTCGGGGCCCAGAGCCGTCCCTCAATTTTTGCCCTTGACATCGTCCGCCCTCGCCTCTCTTCTAGACTGTCATCGAGGTCGATGAGCGCATTCTAAGTGACGAAACTGTGGATCGCTAGCTGCAGGTCTAGTCCCTTCGCAAGCAGCTAGAGGAGGTCCACGCCAAGGGAGTGCAGGCCATAGCAGTGGTACTAATGCACAGTTTGTCTGAACGACAGCCACGAACAGCGGGTGGGCGAGGTGGCTCGCTAGGTAGGTTTTCAACATATCGTGCTTTCCTCGAGCATCCTCACAAGCGAATCGTCGAGCGAGGAGAGACCGCTGTAGCCGAGGCCTATCTGGGCCAGCGGGTGCATGACTTCGTGGaacacatcaccgacaagttcaACAGGTTCAACTGCAGTGTTGCCTTCATGAAATCAGATGGGGGGCTGGTCCGCCCTCACAAGTTCAAAGCGTGCCTGCTGTGATGTCAGGACCTGCCCGGAGGGTATCTTGGCTTTTCGATGACCTACCATCACCCTTTTAACAAAGAAAGACAGGCGGTCATTGGCTTCGACATGGGCGGCACCTCGACCGACGTCTCGCGATACAGCGGGGAAATGTCACATGTTCCGGTTTCGAAGATTGTCGGTAGGACGCTGGTCACCCCCAAGCTTGAGATCGAGACGGTAGCCTCGGGAGGAGGGTCAAGGCTGTTTTTCGAAAATGGACTGTTCCGGGTGGGGCCAGAGTCGGCAGGGTCAACTCCTGGACCAATCAGCTATCGACGGGGCGGACACCTCGCCATCACGGATGCCAACCTCATGCTGGGGCGGCTGGTGCCAAATACTTTCCTACGATTTTCGGACCGAACTCCGATCAGCCCCTAGACCGGGCGACCGCAAAGCAGGCATTTGAAGAGCTGGCAGTCTAAGTCGCGGAGGGGATCGGAGAAAAAATGAGTGTGGGAGCGACTGGCCGAAGGGTACATCGAAATCGCCAATGAGAAGATGGCCGAGGCCCATCAAAGCAATCACTCAGCGGAAGGGGCACGACCCACGAGAGCATATCCTTACGGCGTTCGGAGGGGCTGCTCCTCAACATGTCTGCAGGGTGGCCTGACTTGTTGGAAATTTCGCGGAGTGTATATCAGCAGCACTGTGGAGTGCTGAGCGCGCTGGGGATGGCTGCTGGCGCCAATCGTTCACTAGACGAAGAAACTGCGTGGCTGCAGCCTGGAGGCAGGTTCGCAGGGCTCGAAGAAACTGTTCAAGTAACTGTAGGGCCAGAACGAGGAGCGACTGCGGAGGACGGGGTGGAAGCAAAGGCCAGACATCGAAGACTCCTAAAAACTGAAGTACAAGGCAGCGACAGCAGCATCCAGGTGAAGCACCAGCCCGAGCTAAAGTAAATCCTCTCAGAGTTCCCATCGGGAGCATGTCAAGCTGTTCGGGTTCGATTTCAAGGGCAGCAAGCAAATCATCCTCGAAAGTGTCAGGGTCAGGTCCCGAGGGCAGCGAGTTCGATCTTGACTTGCAGGACATCCCGCCTATGGAGCAGACCTCGGTGATGAACTTACTGAGGTATTCCTCCATGGGGAGTGGGTCACCGTGCCTCTCAAGACTCTGAAGCCCAGGCTAGGAACAGCTTGGCCCCGCAATGTTGCTGCTGCAAGAGAGCGTTATAGTGCTGGAGCCCGGCTGGAGGGCCTAGGCAGACAAGCAGGCCAGTATCTGGCTGAACAAGCAAGGCGAGCTCAAGCGCACCATAATCTCTGAGCATGACCCAGTCGAGCTGTCACTCTTCGGAAACCGATTCATGAGCATCCGAGGAGATGGGCCGGGTGCTGCAGTCCACTGCCATCAGCACCAACATCAAGGAGAGGCTGGACTTTTCGTGTGCCGTGTTCGATGCGCAGGGCAGGCTGGTTGCCAACGCCCCCCACATTCCGGTGCATCTGGGGTCGATGGGCGATTGCGTCAGGAAACAGCTGGCCCTGCACCAGGACGACTGGAAGGAAGGCGATTGTGATGATGACCAACCACCCTGCGGCAGGCGGCACCATCTTCCCGACATCACGGTGGTCTCTGCCATGTTTTGGGAGGGGAGGAGGGTGGCTTATCTGGCCTCGCGTGGGCATCATGCTGATATCGGCGGATCACCCCCGGTAGTATGCCCTCTTTCTCGACGACCCTCGAGGACGAGGGCTTTGCAGTGGAAAGCTTTAGGATCGTCAGGGAAGGGAGTGCTGCAGGAGGAGGCCCTTCTGGAAATCGTGAAGGGCAGCCGGGCCGTGGAGGACAATATCGCAGACCTGAAGGCACAGATCGCAGCCAACCACCGAGGCGCGATTCGGCTGCAAGACCTCATTAAACAGAAGGGCGAGCCTATCGTGCAGTCCTACATGGAGAAGCTCGAGGCAAGCGCAGAGACAGGAGTCACTAAGCTGTTCAAAAAGCTTGGCCAGGCCAGATCCCGCTTTGAGGGGGTTGACTACATGGACGACGGCACTGCCATCAGACTGGCCATCGAGATCGATGCTGAGGAGGGTAAGGCAGTCTTCGATTTTGACGGGAGTGGGCTGCAGTCTCTCGGCAACTGCAACGCCCCCAGTGCGGTGACCAAGAGTGCCGTCCTTTACTGTCTGCGCTGTCTAATCGGCTCTGACCTGCCTCTCAATTAGGCTTCCTTCGGCCAGTCACCATCAAATTCCCTGCATACCCTCGATCATAAACCCGGGCAAGGACGCAGCCGTCGTGGGGGGAAACGTCCTGACCTCTCAGCGACTGGTCGACGTCATCCTGCACGTGCTAGGGGCCTGCGCAAATTCTTATGGCGATATGAACAATGTCAGCTTTGGCACCCCTGATTGGACCTACTACGAGACCGTGGGCGGGGggtcgggagcaggcccctccttcgcgGGGTGTTCGGGGGTGCAGTGCCATATGACCAACAGCAAGATCACGGACCCGGAGTTACTTGAGGAGAGGTATCCAGTAGTACTAAGGCAGTTTGGAATCCGCGCTGGCAGTGGGGGCAAGGGAAGCCAGCCGGTGGCGATGGGCTGGCCAGAGAAATCGAGTTTCTCGAAGATGTCGAGGCCAGTGTCCTCAGCGAGCGCAGATCGAGATCTCCACAAGGACTGGCTGGAGGCGGAAACGGCGCGAAGGCCTTGACCATCCTGACAAAGAAGGACGGATCATCCTACAGCTTTGGAGGGAAGAACACCGCCCGGCTCCAGAAGCACGACAGGCTGACGATCCTCTCGTCAGGCGGGGAGGGTTCGGACCAGCCAAAGCTGACATCCTTTGATCCCAAAGcacaaaataattataataagtcAATCAGAGTGAATTTGTGTGGGTCGTCCTCGAAAATCCCCTCCGAGTCCTGTGATTTGTTGGGCAACTCGGTTGGCCCGGTGGTTGCTTGTCATGAACAGGAGTCCTTGATCTTTATCTGGATTCCGTGGTATTCGGAGAGGTGATTCCTCGATATGTAGAACTGCGGGTGGAATCGAGACGTGGCTCAGGCTGTGCAGGATTTCGATAATATCCACGGCAGTTGAGAGATTAGGCTCGTTCCTGAGTCGCTTCAGCCTGCGCTTGAGTTAGTACTCCTCGGCAATTGGCAGCAAATCAGGTAAGGGCAGATTCTGGTGATCAGCTGCATTTTGTGCATCTCAGTTTGCAGCGATCTTGAGCATGTGGTAGAGCCAGCCGGTTATCAGTTGTAGTGGTGGGCCTTGAGTGATGCAAGGAGCAGGCAGAAGCGCTTAACCGATCGGTTCATGGCTCTGTGGAAGCTCGCCTTGCATGTGGAGGGTTGTAGAGCTACAAGGCAGATATGGTTGGTAGGAGCCAAAAAGGAAAATTGTTGTTTATTAAATATTGTGTTTAATCATATTTATGAGGGATGTTTTTTCGCTAATGATTGACTTTAAGATAAGTGAAAATTCATATTGAtgaaccccaaccccaaccccaaccccaaccccaaccccaaccccaaccccaaccccaaccccaaccccaaccccaaccccaaccccaaccccaacccaaccccaaccccaaccccaaccccaaccccaaccccaaccccttatCTATAAATCGATGAATAGCCAACAAACATCCTTCATCAATATtattaaatgaaatatttgatAAGCAACAATTTTCCTTTTTGGCTCCTCCCAGTTATAGCATTTCTCCAGCTCCACTCCAGAAACCAACGCTCCGTCGTCGAGGTCAGCTTGGGGTACAATTTCCCCGTCCCCCTTTTCGACTGATAGGTCCTTGAATAGACATTTGGTCTCTATGCTGAAACGGAGCTAGCAGAAGCTGTCCAGCTTTTCTTGATAGCGCTCCAGGTATTCAGCTACGATCACCTCCAGAG contains:
- the LOC127594821 gene encoding LOW QUALITY PROTEIN: 5-oxoprolinase-like (The sequence of the model RefSeq protein was modified relative to this genomic sequence to represent the inferred CDS: inserted 11 bases in 9 codons; deleted 5 bases in 4 codons; substituted 6 bases at 6 genomic stop codons) codes for the protein MAYYGIDRGGTFTDLLSYNDTSASAISRIQMLICHKLIPGCLPCSQDIRGIRVGTTIATNALLEFKGQSTCLXITMGFKDLLLVGAQSRPSIFALDIVXPSPLFXTVIEVDERILSDETVDRXLQVXSLRKQLEEVHAKGVQAIAVVLMHSLSERSHEQRVGEVARXVGFQHIVLSSSILTXRIVERGETAVAEAYLGQRVHDFVEHITDKFNRFNCSVAFMKSDGGLVRPHKFKACLLXCQDLPGGYLGFSMTYHHPFNKERQAVIGFDMGGTSTDVSRYSGEMSHVPVSKIVGRTLVTPKLEIETVASGGGSRLFFENGLFRVGPESAGSTPGPISYRRGGHLAITDANLMLGRLVPXYFPTIFGPNSDQPLDRATAKQAFEELAXSKSRRGSEKKXVWERLAEGYIEIANEKMARPIKAITQRKGHDPREHILTAFGGAAPQHVCRADKQASIWLNKQGELKRTIISEHDPVELSLFGNRFMSIXEEMGRVLQSTAISTNIKERLDFSCAVFDAQGRLVANAPHIPVHLGSMGDCVRKQLALHQDDWKEGDCDDDQPPCGRRHHLPDITVVSAMFWEGRRVAYLASRGHHADIGGXTPGSMPSFSTTLEDEGFAVESFRIVRKGVLQEEALLEIVKGSRAVEDNIADLKAQIAANHRGAIRLQDLIKQKGEPIVQSYMEKLEASAETGVTKLFKKLGQARSRFEGVDYMDDGTAIRLAIEIDAEEGKAVFDFDGSGLQSLGNCNAPSAVTKSAVLYCLRCLIGSDLPLNXGFLRPVTIKFPAPSIINPGKDAAVVGGNVLTSQRLVDVILHVLGACANSYGDMNNVSFGTPDWTYYETVGGGSGAGPSFAGCSGVQCHMTNSKITDPELLEERYPVVLRQFGIRAGSGGKGSXAGGDGLAREIEFLEDVEASVLSERRSRSPQGLAGGGNGAKALTILTKKDGSSYSFGGKNTARLQKHDRLTILSRLHLDGFGGGQERAGWHFEHGDEKVPEFPKGKYLDYHRACVQKLQSKPGKARLATLSEAAELPDGKFEGSMALVELEVRELLSDQPVTQLATRSFYSPSSWVLPFDQMAVRVGLSWRCKEQLEMISSNSIKACELDSLNYKVPYPFEGSLVRLRSLVYRLPTALLENPVCLKTDDEQDRSTSLCQDEEWLSFKGRVLVQSKKCSQSKHLQATIEKMGAESFG